One window of Halalkalicoccus subterraneus genomic DNA carries:
- the hisA gene encoding 1-(5-phosphoribosyl)-5-[(5-phosphoribosylamino)methylideneamino]imidazole-4-carboxamide isomerase, producing MFDAYEVIPAVDMQDGEVVQLVQGERGTEKRYGDPAEAARRWIAAGARTLHLVDLDGAFEGERRNAPAVEAVLGAVGDEVAVQLGGGIRTADEAISLLDRGVDRVILGTAAVETPEIVREISDEHENSVMVSLDAKDGEVVVSGWTEGTGLDPAEAAARYEELGAGAILFTNVDVEGQLEGVKTDPVERIAEAVSIPVVASGGVASVEDVRVLKEAGASAVVVGTALYEGRFSLEEATDAVA from the coding sequence GATGCCTACGAGGTGATCCCCGCCGTCGACATGCAGGACGGCGAGGTCGTCCAGTTGGTGCAGGGGGAACGCGGCACCGAGAAACGCTACGGCGACCCCGCGGAAGCCGCTCGCCGGTGGATCGCGGCGGGCGCGCGAACCCTCCACCTCGTAGATCTCGACGGCGCGTTCGAGGGCGAGCGGAGGAACGCCCCCGCCGTCGAGGCCGTGCTGGGGGCGGTCGGTGACGAGGTCGCGGTCCAGTTGGGCGGCGGGATCCGCACCGCCGACGAGGCGATCTCCCTGCTGGATCGCGGCGTCGACCGGGTGATCCTCGGGACGGCGGCGGTCGAGACCCCCGAGATCGTCCGCGAGATCAGCGACGAACACGAGAACAGCGTGATGGTGAGCCTTGACGCGAAGGACGGCGAGGTGGTCGTGTCGGGCTGGACCGAGGGTACTGGTCTAGATCCCGCCGAGGCCGCCGCCCGCTACGAGGAGCTGGGTGCCGGCGCGATCCTCTTTACGAACGTCGACGTCGAGGGACAGTTGGAGGGCGTGAAAACCGATCCCGTCGAGCGGATCGCCGAGGCGGTGTCGATTCCCGTGGTCGCGAGCGGCGGGGTCGCGAGCGTCGAGGACGTGCGGGTGCTGAAGGAGGCGGGTGCGAGCGCCGTGGTGGTCGGAACCGCCCTCTACGAGGGGCGGTTCTCGCTCGAAGAGGCGACCGACGCAGTGGCCTGA